aatatatatatatatatatatatatatatatatatatatatatatatatatatataagaatataattttcttaataaaaatattctttcattaagAATGGCTGAATAAAGCATTGGTCTACAACAAACATATCATTAACCGGGCCTTAGATGAACGACCGAAAAATGTTCCTCTTATTACTGTCTCGAATCATCACAGTTGTTTCGACGATCCTGGTATATGGGGTAAGTTTGTACCTTTATTTGTGTTACCGCAAAATATACGAAGCATCGACCGGTTCATCACTTATTCTGATTGCACAACGCATTTACATgtaacataaaaatttttaataaattatgcaTGCATAGATccatatataaatcatattgtatttatcatcTACTACGtactaataaattatttatttttcttttttaaagaaacactttaattatctctcttttttttatttctcccgccccccctctctctctcttacttttttttctttcttttttctctcccttttttctctctctctctctctctctctctctcgctcgtttCTTCGTATTCTGAATATGCCCGCAAGCTCTCCCTCTGAGacatatataatcttttctttctcagaATGACGTCGCtaatcgatcgaatgaaagaattaaagaCAGAAAATCTCTGAACTCATTTAGCCACACTGGACCTGAGACATTTGCTGAATCGTCGTAGGATGAGATGGTCCCTCGCCGCACATGACATTTGTTTCACGAATGTTTGGCATTCCTACTTCTTTATGCTTGGCAAGTGCATACCTGTCGTACGAGGCAATGGTGTTTATCAGGAAGCTATTGACTTCTGCATCGAAAAGCTGACTTCTGGGGATTGGATCCACGTGTTTCCTGAAGGAAAAGTCAACATGTTTAAGGAAAACATGAggtctatatatttatcatttatccatatgtatatacataatttaaatTGATGAAGAATAATCGCATAGAAagtaatatttgattttgtcCAGGTTGAAATGGGGTATTGGAAGATTGATATTAGAATCCCCTGTTACACCTCTAGTAATTCCTATATGTCATCTTGGCATGGATCAAGTCCTTCCTAATGAGCCACCATATATGTTTAAAACGCGAAAAAAGGTTACCATGAATTATGGTAAACCCATAGATTTTAGTGAATTGTTGAGgaatttaaaagaaactaAAGCAACAGAAGTAGAGGCCAGAAAAGCTATCACTGATTGTATTCAGGAAGAACTTTTGAGGTAAAGCTTTTctttgactttttctttttctttctttttttcgtttcttttttttaattctcctGTAATTTACAGATTAAAGATAGCAACGGAAAAGCTTCATGAAAAATTATGAcatcaaattaaatttcacaGATAATTTTTTCCTAGCCTTAATCGCCAGTTGCCgataaaaaaatggaaaagtatcgataatgatatacaatttaaatttcacatatcattttacaaatattaacgaaatgcaaaattggagaaaaaaaaaccattaattagtaattatataatttccattatttctggttttttttttttttttttttttactttctatatTTGTTGATTACAAAATTtgcataatatttatcaatgcaaattataatttattttttcttttttaatcaatttaataacACATACCACTGTGTACATATTTATGCcaataatgacaaaaaggcgaatggaaaaaatttatcgatatatttaatcaaaagCTTCCTAAATAAACATTTCTTGAAGATGCAAGATGtagataattttgaaaatgctATGacttgtatttttaatatgactCCATGATTTAACATTTAGTTtaagttaaattattaaaacatcaatatatatattacgtaaaagttatatatatatatatatatatatatatatatatatatatatatatatatatatatgtatgtatgtatgtatatgtatgtttgaaAAGAAAACCTTATAATCTTCAATAATCAATTGAAAAACTATAAAGTAATTTGACCATCGAAAAAaggtttctttgttcacagtaTCGATGACAGTAATGATGACAATTCTATTATAATCAAATGATAATTCTATTGCAATTACCAATTgtataatgatttaaaaaaactgCATGTACTCATTTATCAGCTTTTAAAAACTTGTTCCTAATAGTAAGTTTGTAccattaatacaattataatattttccactattcgttgatatttattttcataattatttcataatattacaaaaaaaatttaattttttttgttcttagaaataatcaatgaatcgtattaaaaatctgtttgaaataaatagaacataaaatacaACTTTACAACataaatactatttttatatatctatgaacTTACAGACATCTTTTAGTATACAATTAAGTATACAAGGATCTTAAATgtaaagtataatttatataaaataaatattcaaggAATAACGTCTatagtaattttaaaaatcgtttacaaaatagaaaatttgtatttttatgatttctattacttttcacttaaaagaaatagagacacCTGTATTTACAATAATTCTTTACAgcaaatattgttttttttttcttttttttttcttttttatttttatttttttattttttttatttattttttttttttttgtatctcttgtgatatttttctaatttatgtTGTTATATCGTGTTTCTctgtttatttgttattattttaaataaatcccTTGTAAACcaaatatgtaaattttagAATAGTTAGTTTAGCTTTGATTACAGACTAAATTGTTGGATTGTATGTGCATAATTTACACttgcttttatttaaaaaaatgtcattGTTGGAAGCCTATTACatctataaatgatatataattaaaaaaaaaaaaaatatatatatatatatattaacatcaAATTATAAGTTTAATCAAGTACCTATcaaattagatattatttagtaaaataacattaaatagattattttttaaatttcaaaagagCATTTATTCTAAATTTTGCTTTCACGTTATTTTAAGTTTATGTTtggtttatatttatactttatttgtatatttcatcatcatcatatatatatatagctttttATATGTGTCATTTTCAGTgcaataaaaactttattattataactactgcttttattttattcttttattatttctttcagaaTAAACGTATGTAGTAGCTATAAAAAGATCTTTGGCTAAGTCAAAGCGTTAATATTCTTCTCTCACAACATTCTATTTTCTAAACtgatttgaatttttcaaattataattcCTTCTGTGTGTAAGAATCTTTTCTTAAaacttttcattatataatattatattattaaatggcaaaatgtgttttattttgatatgGAATAATTCGAATGTTTTTTAACGGTCTTTATACATCGACGTAACTATGGTAACAATGACATTCTACtataaattaatcttttcaatatatttttgtttgtttaaataagcTGTATAAACTACTTGACAccataatacaattattagagccacatatacatataatatagttTTTCTATAATTCTTAAAGTGACATGAGAATGTgtacataattttattataataataataataaaaataaacgttgGATAGAATCTAGAAATAGTTGCTTTtctcataaaatatatgaatctGTTTGTTAAATGCATtactcaaattttttttaaatcactgTACACACAAGTATATCGTTCGAggaagaattaattttttccacATTTTTTTAAACTCATTTAAAAATACTATTAATCATGTAATTTTGTGTCCCTTGGTagttataatttttgattttaaagACATTTTAAAGCCCTACATACAAGGGACATTAGgtgtattaaaataatgtttatattacattttccgATTTAACATCGATAGATAATGACATTCATAGTATCCTACAGAAAGATAATTTATTCTACAAACTAACAATATAACGAAGGTTATTAACGCAATGATTACGTATGTCTTggcacgttttttttttgcttatgAAACTGGTTAGAATGATCTTATAAATGATACAAAAAGGACATACGATCTTCTCGCCTTATATTTCGCGTACGTAAACATAAATTatgcatttttatcattataaacgtttgatatatatatatatatatataaagtaaagcTAACGGAAGGAATAACTAAAATACGACATTATCACACTCTGACATATAATGTTTTTCGTCTACGTGTTATATTCCATAACGAAAATAGTCTGATATATctagaatgaaagaaacaatttgatgtaaaaaatattattatatatcttaaataGTTTCAAATCCTTTTAAGGtatgaaaaaatttctcgaaCCTTTACATCTTTCTCTGGACGGtttctaaaagaaagagacaatcaaaagattttatttgataagattctgataaaaacaattggtgttcatatttttcttttctttttttttttgtttttttttttttttgtttttttactgTCTGTATGAATATGAATTCAGTTTAAAAAgttatagagatatatatgcAAATCTATATAAGCAATTCTCTTTAGTTGTGTGGTTTACTCCTATTTCATGTTTTTATgcatattataatgtatatagataatagGAGATGagaaacaattatatttatatttatcattgtaatcgttaaaatttggttttctatatatattttttagaattttcatgaaatcttgttataataatatttttaaatatgattactataataagtggatacacatattatataaatttaaatacattGCACACAAGATGTCTCTAAACAGAATGATAAaagatacataaaaaataataataatcatatttcatatatctcctcctttttttaatacaataagattaaatatCGTATGTAATATGAGTTTAGATACATTATACTAAGAGACatctcaaaaaaaataataaaatatatataaagaaatactaacatttatatttcatgtatCTGTGTCTCTTAATACGATACGAttaaatatcgtatttatcttaTGAATATGTGTTTGTTCacttaatatttctctctctctctttctctctctctctctctctctctctccttctccctcttcctcctcacccctctctctctctttctctctttcaaaagTCCATTTCACTTAGAAACATTATACgaagtattttataatttcagaTAATTAATACTTCacaaaaaaattgtatgaCTATAAAATCTTGTGTATTGGAAAATTTGGTACTATATAATACTactataagataaataaaaaaatttttatataatttcaggCACTAccaaattaataatgattatacatttaactttaattttatagtttttttaaGTCTTCCAATTCATtcatgacatttttttttagaatactgtatgtaattatatatatatatatatatatatatttttttttttctttttgtaatattttctctacattattttttaccaGTACATCCATAATTTTGTAGATTTATGTACACAGAGTGGTACTTGCAAtactaaataattttaaaatgttgTACTTAAATTTTTCTCGTATAGAACAAACATTTCTTTAATTCAATAAACTCACGTTTTcttataacaagaaaaaaaaaagaacaacattACTTACGAAATGATTTGTTCTTTGAGAAGGTTCTCTAATGATTACCATTGACAATTCTACGAAGTTTACTTTTATCAAACGAACAGATACTTCCGAGTAAAGCTGCACGTTCGTTGCCTGGTTTTGATATAGGGGCCTCTACTTCACCAGATGACACAGACGCTGGTGGTAATGGATTGATGTTTTTAACAGGTACATCACCATGTGGCATTTCTGTAAAACcttagattaaaaatatttcaatgttattacgtttattatgtttatcacgacataaatatagtttttgcattctattaaattttatatatatatattatatatttgcaacaaaattatgaatataaaataaatatatccgtATAAAAATACTACAAtatattcctattttttttataagcaaatatatatatatacataggatgTTTAAAAAAGGATTCACAGAACTAAGAGGACATTAATTAATACTCATTAAACTGAGTAAACAAGATAGTCAACGATTAATCAAGATAGGCTGAAAAATTGATCTTGATTGAGTTataagtaatttttaatttttgtgatGACAGTGATTTACTTCCAGTCATcctatataatgtataaagatTTACCTTAATGTTctcttattttaatgtttacaaATACTGTTCTACTTATCTTTCTTCATTTGATAGATACTTAGTAATTGTTGCTGTAAATCTTGCATATCATTAATGGGAGATGGATAAACTAAGTACTTAAAATAAACACAAAAATATAgagtatttaaattaaaagactGGAAGGTCATGCAACTAATTCATTcaattctatctatctttcactaaaattaaatttaaatattattttataatgattataaaataagatgTATTTGTCAATATGTTTTTGTctatttctgtattttttgATATGTAAGATATATAGTACATGACATTGTTTGTAAACATCAAAATAAGAGTATGATACGGTAATTCTTGTCAATCATCTATTTGACTAAGCATTTTTTACTTAGCTTAATAAGTACTATATGTCTTCCAAATTtaaatctctcttttttcttttaatatcctATATATTTTAGTCATGCATAAAGATTCATAAAGGAGATACATAATTCATATAACTGTTTCACAAAGTGCGTATATGATTCTTGATAcatgtaatgtaatgtaatgtaatgtaatgtaatgtaatgtaatgtaatgtaacatatgtaagaaattttgtatgtatattcatgCGATGATATGGGAGAAAGTTTAACAAATATGAATGCATATGAACGACCTACGTGAAAGAAATGACCGTAGTATGCGCCATCAACTTTTGTGCCCAGCTGATTAAAAAGGTGGACATTGATTAGtattaatgaagataataataatatgactaAGGAAAACTTACCAAGCGATGGGGGCGTTAATGTTCCAACACTGGTAGCAGTAGATGTACTCGTTGGGCTATCAGATCTTTCTGAACTTTTATCATTTACTTGTTTTGTACCATTTGTTCCCAATTGATTAGACATATGTTGTTCCTGTGCTAATTTTTGCTCCTTTTTCTAGTACAGATAATAAGATTtccattaatatcgatataatgattatttattatatttaaaataaaactaaaaatctTACCAATttctgttttcgttttttcatttcttcttcagTGCTCATCAATTCTTGAACCTTCACAAGCCTTTTCTGATGTCTAACTACCTTTTGTTCATCTCTCAATCTTTGCTCTGCTTTATTCATTGCTTCTTGTAAAGCTTCCTTCAAATGATTACTAAGTTTAAAATGTGGTTTTTCTATAGAACTGATAGCGAGATTCGTACGTCGCACTGTTTCAAAAAATGGGTGCTCTAGCAAACGTTGAACCTTAGGTAAGTCCTGCTTGAGAGCCTCTGGTGATAAAATTACCTCCAGTAGATTTTTCAATGTTATATCGCAAGTTGGCATTTCAGAACACATTGCTTCTAATAATGGTCTGCCAAATGCCATCTCATATAATACATGTCCAAACGAATAGACATCCACTTGAGTCTAAATAAAGtcaatttaattgtttatataaaatgattgtatattaattatttaatattgaacaAACCGTGGCATGAAGTTTTCGTCTCTGAACAACATAAGGCCTATAAAATGCTGGTAAACCCAAAAGGCCATTTtctatatctaataatttagCACATCCCTGTGTCAATAATATGTTGCCTGTATGTAGATGCCCATAAGGTAATCCTTTCTCATGTAAAAAACTTAACGCTTCCAATATCTGTAATACGATACATTAAATTAGGaactattaactttaatatttatttccatcttgaagttcaataattattaacctGATAACCATAAGTAGTAACTTCAGGTAATGTGAGTGATTTAACTTGTTTTGGATTTCCATACTTTTTTATGAATGACTGCTTAGGTTTGGTCATACAAAGTATATCACGCAGTGTACCCGTTGGacaaaaatttcttatcaTAAGAGCTCCATTCTCTGTTACATGCTGGTGAACTATTGGTTCAATGTAATTATGTTTCAAAGTACCCAGACTTTTGAAAACCCCTTGCATATCTTTGTCCTGAAGATGCTTATCTGGTCCAAATTCTACCCAAGCAAGTAAATATTCTTGCTTTGGATTTTGACGATTCTTaacagtataataatattttcttaaccGCCATCCCATATCAGGAATAGCTTTCCCAACTTCGAAATTAGCATCACTGCGTAAAGCTAATGATACTTGCTGTAGTGCTATTTCtacaaaagaatatataaaaaaaaaaggaaattacaTGTACAtccataaaatatacaaatgaacaaaatctttttatatgacCTACCATGTAACGGCGTTGTATAATTATCAGGatctaaaaattttttcataggAAGAGATGATGCCAATATGGGATTCATTagtactatatttaaataattctgtAAAGCTAGTTGACGTTGAGCTATAAAGTCAGGCTCCATGTTTCCAATGATCTTTTTAGGAGGTAATGGCAGGTCAATGCCTGATAATGACAAAACTGCATTAAGTTGAACGAAGTCATTGTAACGTTTGCTCACTCTCCACGTTTTTTCAGGTAGAGGACCGCGTTGTACTCTAATCACATATTCCtacataaacaaataaaaagaaaaataaacaaaagaaaaagaaagagaaaagaaaaaggaaaaaaaaagaaaaaagaagaaaacaataaaatactGACAATAAGACTATTCGCTAATTAAGACGACGTTTATTATCCtaacgtgaaagaaaaaaaaaaaaaaacattatctGAACCATTtagagaatataaatattcttaaaagaaatacatgaaaattatcgaaatgcTATTATCAAtaggtaaatataattaaatttaaagatcGTATAAAACGAGAAACTTACCGTATGCCCGTCAATTGTTCTAGCATTTTCAATGACACTTGTCAACTTCTCTGTATCAtctaacaatattttattagtatACCTCTTCTCAAATAAAGccattgattaatattaatccgATGAAACGCAGAGCCCGTCAGGGGCGATCTGCGATAATATTCCGCGTAAATCCAACGCGTAACCATACATAACATACTTTAGCTTCATTTCAGCATTGGTAAACGTAAATTCAGTGATAACATTGACCTCACTGTTATCAAATATTCTCCCTGGTATTTAATTTCACTGACAATAGCATATACGTTATTTAGATGAAGCATCAATCCTGAACAaccattttattaattcgtcGCCGACTAACGTCACAACCAAGAACTATTACCTGCTActacttgttaaaaataaaatacagtCAGAAAACAAACGATGTATCATAGATATTCACGAATACGTATTTCGATTGGTAATACGATGAACATaaaggatattattattataacatatcgttgtttaaaatgattcaaaaaaaataaaaaataaaaaaagaataaatgtttaattatttgtatcaCTGAATCTAAAAGGATAATGAAAGTTAAGGCTATTCGTTACATCAGATTTTATGTTTAACACGAACAATGAGTAACAGGCATAATACTAAATCGATTATTATGAACAAGATCtaatttttagatatatattatttttataaaaatcatatcattagtttcttttcttattattatctataaaagataaaagattttttcatatagaaaaaaatagttcTCTTttgattctattattattattactatagaataataataacaatagaaaaagaagcatgtaagtatatatatatatatatatatatatatatatatatttatataaaatatttgatatataaatattcattaatattcgtatcaattatatttattatcctttatgtttttatatcgTAAACTAAATACGTAACATTGCGTCTTATCTAACACGAATTAATGCGACCGAATATATAaccattaaagaaaaatataaatgtgaaaTTTATTCTAACCAAAATTAATccgatcattataatattatgaacaattaaacaaatataatttatttaagctTATGAATTTATATGATATCACATAGCAATGACAATATTCCCTGTTTGCGcttgtagttcatattttatcCGTACTTGTCGCTAAAGTCAAATACTTTTCTAGGGAAAGTGTGATGAACAAccttaaacgataaaaatctcTACAAAACGGACGCACTCTTTGATCAGTATATTTGgaatattattcgatttacttatatatatatgtatgtgttgcAATATTAGCACTACTGTATTGAATCTACACAAGTGATTGTCATACGAATGGGGATTCGCTAGAGTGTTTACagtatgtaattttttataaatgttatttggaataatacaaaaattacgaTGTTTATTAAACCGTTCAAAGTAAAATCTAATAACCAATTAAAGGGTACTGAAAGGTCAGTTTAatatgtttcattttatttcacatattcttctatatctattaaattatGTGATTTTTGATATGATTCCAGGAAAAAATTATGCGAATATGTATTATCAATGTATTCTTGTTTAACAGAAGAAACGGTACAAGTTTTGTtaccaaaaaaagaatcgattaCTGTAATGAGAATAGTAACTCATAATGGTCAactatgtaaattatattgcGTTGCCAGAATACCATTATTCTTTCAATTAGAAGCATCCTCGTCAATGTTTTTTCCAACGATCTACACATTATGGCATCATCCACATTTATTACATGATTTTACTATGCGTATTCAAGTATTACCAAAATTGATTGAAGGGGCAGATTTGATGTTACCTGGATTAGTAGTAAAAGAACCAATAACATTCTATTCTTATGGTAAATTAGCAAAAGGTACACCGGTATCAGTGAACACAGAAGAAAATAAGGTATTGCTTTTTTAATTGagataataaacaaaagaattatgaataattatatgaaattttacaaCAGGCACCAATAGCTGTTGGAGTTACTGCACTATCCAGCGaagatatgtatttatctgCAGGTCGTGGGAAATGTATACAAATTTATCATGTAATGGGTGATAATCTTTGTCAATTAGGAAAATCACCTGTTAGACCCGATCTTGGTCTTCCAAATGTTTCCGAAGAAGATCAATTAGATGACAATGAaagagataatgaaaaatcagaaattacaaaaaatgatTCTGACGATGCTAAACCATTGtctaatttaataaatgaattagaaATTGGTAATGATGATGTTAATGCTGATAAAACAGATTCCATATCTCAAGTAAGTATATCTACATTTTcaaatcttaaaataatatattttcataatttttatattttctaaataaaaattttacattactTATAGGATAttgcaaatgaaaaagaggaacAAGCAGAAAGCACAACAAACACAATTTCTGGAACATCTGATTTTATTGATCTTACAAAAGAAATGGATGAATTATTAGAGTATTGCTTTTTAAAAGCATGCAAAACAACGCTCAAAGCCAATGATTTGCCCATGTTAAcctctaatttttttaaaaatcatttattaacaGCCTGTCCACCggataaaaatatagatataaaaaaatcaagataCAAAAAGCTATCTGTTTTTCTGACAGATATGAAGGCTAAAGGACTTATTAATACTTCTGTGACAAAAGGAGTGGAAAGTTTATTGTCAGTGGaggtaatttttaataattaatttgtgaaatttattaaaacagTTATGactaattcatttttctttctaacatcatttctttttttttcacttagtTCAAACATCCCTTGTTAAAAGAATTAGTTATTAACGAAACATCGGTACCGTCAGAACCAGTTGCTTCAAATACAGTTGGTGTATCAGACTGTTATAAAGTAACTACTGATGTTTTaccaatattatcgatatacgGATACgagtaagtaaatatatactattttagGCAATTATTGTCTTATTGCGATACGATATTTGCAGAAGGCACAATCTTTTGTACAGAACAGATGTCAAGAAAAGTTTCATCATACACGATTAcgctttattataatatgagaaatatttgtatatattttcctgCAATGTGATGATTACAGAAAAGGCGACACTATAGAAAGACGACAAATCAGAGAGTGTTTTACAAAATATGTCAAACAAGAAAATCTTCAAGATGGAAAGtgagtaaaaattaaatatgtatttcaatatttattgtaataagaTAAGCTTGATGATATAAAATTGTCAATACTTCGTAGAATTTTGAAGCTAAATCCACAACTTGCTGGAATTTTAAAAACTAAAGAACATCAAGAAACTTTGTCAATGGAGGATGGAATTAATAAGTTTGTAGGTCGCATGACACATATGCATCAAATAACATTAGCTGGCACAACGATCTTACACAAAGGAAAATTGGAACCCATCGACATGAGAGTAACCATGAGATCAGGAGGGAAAAAAGTAAGTTAACGTGTagtaaaaagatgaaaaataaaaatgggattgtattatatttcaatatgatATAACTTTAAGGTTACATTAGTAAATAATCTAGAAGCATTTGGAATAAACTCCAAAGACTTTAGTAAAGAGTGTCAAAATATTGGTGCAAGTGCTACGGTCACGGATGATCCTGGAAAAAAGACACCAAGCGTTTTAGTACAGGGAAATCAAATTTTGTATGTATACAAACTATTGACAGGTAAGagattaattatctatatatcaaataatagatatgttttttgatattattgtattgttaattaaaaaaattttaatttctagaAAAATATGGAATTAAGAAAACTTATATACGAGGTTTGGAATTTGCACCGAAAAAGTACAAtgccaacaaaaaaaaataaactacgATATGCATTC
This Vespa crabro chromosome 7, iyVesCrab1.2, whole genome shotgun sequence DNA region includes the following protein-coding sequences:
- the LOC124425447 gene encoding tafazzin isoform X2, producing MYVTFVTSVMIRSSHVTHFMKNSVKLAGRWLIRITKEWTVPRGDTASHSLAELHYFSFLRSPKSTKRSTMMYDIKWIIPKLRTPTRLWNIASSITFAAVGIFSKIIIEWLNKALVYNKHIINRALDERPKNVPLITVSNHHSCFDDPGIWATLDLRHLLNRRRMRWSLAAHDICFTNVWHSYFFMLGKCIPVVRGNGVYQEAIDFCIEKLTSGDWIHVFPEGKVNMFKENMRLKWGIGRLILESPVTPLVIPICHLGMDQVLPNEPPYMFKTRKKVTMNYGKPIDFSELLRNLKETKATEVEARKAITDCIQEELLRLKIATEKLHEKL
- the LOC124425447 gene encoding tafazzin isoform X1 encodes the protein MYVTFVTSVMIRSSHVTHFMKNSVKLAGRWLIRITKEWTVPRGDTASHSLAELHYFSFLRSPKSTKRSTMMYDIKWIIPKLRTPTRLWNIASSITFAAVGIFSKIIIDKEWLNKALVYNKHIINRALDERPKNVPLITVSNHHSCFDDPGIWATLDLRHLLNRRRMRWSLAAHDICFTNVWHSYFFMLGKCIPVVRGNGVYQEAIDFCIEKLTSGDWIHVFPEGKVNMFKENMRLKWGIGRLILESPVTPLVIPICHLGMDQVLPNEPPYMFKTRKKVTMNYGKPIDFSELLRNLKETKATEVEARKAITDCIQEELLRLKIATEKLHEKL
- the LOC124425447 gene encoding tafazzin isoform X3 translates to MIRSSHVTHFMKNSVKLAGRWLIRITKEWTVPRGDTASHSLAELHYFSFLRSPKSTKRSTMMYDIKWIIPKLRTPTRLWNIASSITFAAVGIFSKIIIDKEWLNKALVYNKHIINRALDERPKNVPLITVSNHHSCFDDPGIWATLDLRHLLNRRRMRWSLAAHDICFTNVWHSYFFMLGKCIPVVRGNGVYQEAIDFCIEKLTSGDWIHVFPEGKVNMFKENMRLKWGIGRLILESPVTPLVIPICHLGMDQVLPNEPPYMFKTRKKVTMNYGKPIDFSELLRNLKETKATEVEARKAITDCIQEELLRLKIATEKLHEKL
- the LOC124425446 gene encoding PX domain-containing protein kinase-like protein isoform X1, which codes for MALFEKRYTNKILLDDTEKLTSVIENARTIDGHTEYVIRVQRGPLPEKTWRVSKRYNDFVQLNAVLSLSGIDLPLPPKKIIGNMEPDFIAQRQLALQNYLNIVLMNPILASSLPMKKFLDPDNYTTPLHEIALQQVSLALRSDANFEVGKAIPDMGWRLRKYYYTVKNRQNPKQEYLLAWVEFGPDKHLQDKDMQGVFKSLGTLKHNYIEPIVHQHVTENGALMIRNFCPTGTLRDILCMTKPKQSFIKKYGNPKQVKSLTLPEVTTYGYQILEALSFLHEKGLPYGHLHTGNILLTQGCAKLLDIENGLLGLPAFYRPYVVQRRKLHATTQVDVYSFGHVLYEMAFGRPLLEAMCSEMPTCDITLKNLLEVILSPEALKQDLPKVQRLLEHPFFETVRRTNLAISSIEKPHFKLSNHLKEALQEAMNKAEQRLRDEQKVVRHQKRLVKVQELMSTEEEMKKRKQKLKKEQKLAQEQHMSNQLGTNGTKQVNDKSSERSDSPTSTSTATSVGTLTPPSLGFTEMPHGDVPVKNINPLPPASVSSGEVEAPISKPGNERAALLGSICSFDKSKLRRIVNGNH
- the LOC124425446 gene encoding PX domain-containing protein kinase-like protein isoform X2, with the translated sequence MALFEKRYTNKILLDDTEKLTSVIENARTIDGHTEYVIRVQRGPLPEKTWRVSKRYNDFVQLNAVLSLSGIDLPLPPKKIIGNMEPDFIAQRQLALQNYLNIVLMNPILASSLPMKKFLDPDNYTTPLHEIALQQVSLALRSDANFEVGKAIPDMGWRLRKYYYTVKNRQNPKQEYLLAWVEFGPDKHLQDKDMQGVFKSLGTLKHNYIEPIVHQHVTENGALMIRNFCPTGTLRDILCMTKPKQSFIKKYGNPKQVKSLTLPEVTTYGYQILEALSFLHEKGLPYGHLHTGNILLTQGCAKLLDIENGLLGLPAFYRPYVVQRRKLHATTQVDVYSFGHVLYEMAFGRPLLEAMCSEMPTCDITLKNLLEVILSPEALKQDLPKVQRLLEHPFFETVRRTNLAISSIEKPHFKLSNHLKEALQEAMNKAEQRLRDEQKVVRHQKRLVKVQELMSTEEEMKKRKQKLKKEQKLAQEQHMSNQLGTNGTKQVNDKSSERSDSPTSTSTATSVGTLTPPSLAGHKS